A single genomic interval of Ramlibacter sp. harbors:
- a CDS encoding transglycosylase SLT domain-containing protein: MKLLHLASLSCLIWLTGCATGPNAPAEPGAIAGPPITAPEPSPPPHVAIIPSGPLQPITASEAASRGVARLAPPADLWERIRRGFAMPNLDTDLVRAQEQWYASRPDYIQRMTERSRKYLFHIVEELERRNMPSELALLPFIESAFNPQAMSTAKAAGMWQFIPSTGRSFDLKQNVFRDDRRDVLASTRAALDYLQKLHDMFGDWHLALAAYNWGEGSVGRAIAKNQRSGLGGGYTDLNMPNETRNYVPKLQAVKNIVANPDAFRTELPLIENHPYFQSVDIARDIDVELAARLADVKIEDFKALNPSANRPVILAAGTPQILLPWDNATVFRRNFEAYTEGQYASWTAWTAPSTMSAAVAAKKAGMSEADFRAVNQIPPRMLIKAGSTVLVPRSAKVQNDVAEHIADNAQLSLAPEVVTRRTLVKAGRHDTVASIARRYRLSPGNVASWNDVSPTAAFKAGEKVVVFLPVRAAKARTSVKRKSGVSSGRRSKRRP, translated from the coding sequence ATGAAGCTGCTTCACCTCGCCAGCCTGTCGTGCCTGATCTGGCTGACCGGCTGCGCCACCGGCCCCAACGCCCCCGCCGAACCGGGCGCCATTGCCGGCCCCCCGATCACCGCGCCCGAACCCTCCCCTCCCCCCCACGTGGCCATCATTCCGAGTGGCCCCTTGCAGCCCATCACGGCCTCGGAAGCGGCGTCGCGCGGGGTCGCGCGGCTGGCCCCCCCGGCCGACCTGTGGGAGCGCATCCGGCGCGGCTTTGCCATGCCCAACCTCGACACCGACCTCGTGCGTGCGCAGGAGCAGTGGTACGCGAGCCGGCCCGACTACATCCAGCGCATGACCGAGCGCTCGCGCAAGTACCTGTTCCACATCGTCGAGGAGCTCGAGCGGCGCAACATGCCCAGCGAGCTGGCATTGCTCCCGTTCATCGAGAGCGCCTTCAACCCGCAGGCCATGTCCACCGCCAAGGCCGCCGGCATGTGGCAGTTCATACCCAGCACGGGGCGGTCGTTCGACCTCAAGCAGAACGTGTTCCGCGACGACCGCCGCGATGTGCTGGCCTCGACCCGCGCGGCGCTGGACTACCTGCAGAAGCTGCATGACATGTTTGGCGACTGGCACCTCGCGCTGGCCGCCTACAACTGGGGCGAAGGCAGCGTGGGCCGCGCCATTGCGAAGAACCAGCGCAGCGGCCTGGGGGGCGGCTACACCGATCTCAACATGCCCAACGAGACGCGCAACTACGTGCCCAAGCTGCAGGCAGTGAAAAACATCGTCGCCAATCCGGACGCGTTCCGCACGGAGCTGCCGCTGATCGAGAACCACCCCTATTTCCAGTCGGTCGACATTGCGCGCGACATTGACGTGGAACTGGCGGCCCGGCTGGCCGACGTCAAGATCGAGGATTTCAAGGCCCTCAATCCCTCGGCCAACCGCCCGGTGATCCTCGCAGCGGGCACGCCGCAGATCCTGCTGCCCTGGGACAACGCCACCGTCTTCCGCCGCAATTTCGAGGCCTACACCGAAGGCCAGTACGCAAGCTGGACCGCCTGGACGGCACCCTCCACGATGAGCGCAGCGGTGGCCGCCAAGAAGGCCGGCATGAGCGAGGCCGACTTCCGCGCCGTGAACCAGATCCCGCCGCGCATGCTCATCAAGGCCGGCTCCACCGTGCTGGTGCCCCGTTCCGCCAAGGTGCAGAACGACGTGGCCGAGCATATTGCCGACAACGCCCAGCTGAGCCTCGCCCCTGAAGTCGTCACCCGGCGCACCCTGGTCAAGGCCGGCCGGCATGACACCGTGGCCAGCATCGCCCGGCGCTACCGCCTGAGCCCCGGCAACGTGGCCAGCTGGAACGACGTCAGCCCCACGGCCGCTTTCAAGGCGGGGGAGAAGGTGGTGGTGTTCCTGCCGGTTCGGGCTGCGAAAGCACGCACATCCGTGAAACGGAAATCAGGGGTGTCCAGCGGCAGGCGCAGCAAGCGTCGGCCCTGA
- a CDS encoding phosphoethanolamine transferase: protein MLLVLPAVVAFSPSNSWDVSPLALLMVTVWAIASTWFAAGPTGFFVLTYPFALFGLCAAWAGAMRQADLLEILLLSGGPERHEALAALSPYWMGILLAALILALVAAGAIRSLPTRSPRPRLRAIAWLVAAGCALGFAMPMTFFRAWPVNVMSLALAKLLDKRDFLATALPYGAINPRAAGQTWKASRPSGAPSGRETYILIIGESVRADRLGPCGGNALLALRHEAITFCDVISGASGTHLSVPLLISRDSADSAPRVSSDATFMKAFEEVGFETYWLSVQDQSIAWPDAMHSTYLSPSAPDRETLIGPLKHALAAPGLKKLIVLHGYGAHFNYCDRYRPQHALQAVDCRGLGALPDRPTRPQWLSSYDNAISESLAFVDAVIDVIDSVDAETVLLYTSDHGENLLDDGRNLVQHALATPTPWDTRVPAILWANKTWKVSHDSWWRALGANRKAHAMHGDLIPTLLGAANIHYEEPRPQVVDLGRQRPGNRIRWVKRRLGETVDGDKL, encoded by the coding sequence GTGCTATTGGTCCTGCCCGCGGTCGTCGCCTTCTCGCCGTCGAACAGCTGGGATGTTTCCCCGCTGGCCCTCCTCATGGTGACCGTCTGGGCTATCGCATCAACATGGTTTGCCGCCGGCCCCACGGGTTTCTTCGTGCTGACCTATCCGTTCGCGCTGTTCGGCCTGTGCGCTGCCTGGGCCGGCGCAATGCGGCAGGCCGATTTGCTGGAGATCCTGCTTCTCTCGGGTGGACCTGAAAGGCATGAAGCCCTGGCAGCCTTGAGCCCCTACTGGATGGGAATCCTGCTCGCTGCATTGATTCTGGCGCTCGTGGCCGCCGGTGCGATCCGCTCGCTGCCGACGCGGTCGCCAAGGCCCCGGCTGCGAGCAATCGCATGGTTGGTGGCGGCGGGTTGCGCCCTGGGCTTTGCCATGCCGATGACCTTTTTTCGCGCATGGCCTGTGAATGTCATGAGTCTGGCGCTGGCCAAACTTCTCGACAAGCGGGATTTTCTGGCAACGGCCCTGCCCTATGGCGCAATCAACCCCCGCGCTGCCGGTCAGACATGGAAGGCCTCACGCCCATCGGGCGCGCCTTCTGGTCGCGAGACATACATCCTGATCATCGGTGAAAGCGTGAGGGCGGACCGGCTTGGCCCGTGCGGGGGGAACGCACTTCTGGCTTTGAGGCATGAAGCGATCACGTTTTGCGATGTCATATCCGGGGCCAGCGGGACCCATCTGTCGGTTCCTCTTCTGATTTCGCGTGACTCTGCTGACAGTGCCCCAAGGGTCAGCAGCGACGCGACCTTCATGAAGGCCTTTGAAGAAGTCGGGTTTGAGACCTACTGGCTCTCTGTACAGGATCAATCCATTGCATGGCCCGACGCGATGCACTCCACCTATTTGTCCCCTTCTGCGCCGGACCGCGAAACTCTCATCGGGCCCCTGAAGCACGCCCTTGCCGCCCCCGGCCTCAAGAAGCTCATCGTTCTGCACGGCTATGGAGCACATTTCAACTACTGCGACCGCTATCGGCCCCAACACGCATTGCAGGCCGTCGACTGCCGTGGCTTGGGTGCGTTGCCAGACAGGCCCACCCGACCCCAATGGCTTTCCAGCTACGACAATGCCATTTCTGAGTCGCTAGCCTTTGTGGACGCGGTCATTGACGTGATCGATTCCGTCGATGCAGAGACGGTCCTTCTCTACACATCCGATCACGGAGAAAATCTGCTGGACGATGGAAGAAACCTCGTTCAGCACGCCTTGGCCACACCAACTCCATGGGACACGCGCGTGCCGGCCATCCTGTGGGCCAACAAAACCTGGAAGGTCAGCCACGATTCCTGGTGGCGTGCGCTGGGCGCGAACCGGAAGGCCCATGCAATGCATGGAGACCTGATTCCCACTCTTCTGGGAGCCGCAAACATCCACTACGAAGAGCCTCGTCCACAAGTTGTGGACCTGGGCCGGCAGCGGCCCGGCAACCGAATTCGCTGGGTGAAACGTCGACTTGGTGAAACCGTTGATGGAGACAAATTATGA